The Streptomyces sp. NBC_01197 genome window below encodes:
- a CDS encoding sensor histidine kinase, whose product MIGGARLGAGWAAFYRWGPYALLAIGTLAAAATAGALHMTRSELVASAALTASGAGLQLWWGHAARTRPGPSTAGTWYYVLRWAIAFALTWLNTFYAFYAVTGYFGAERLLPRRLVRIGLLASAVTVSGSQAGGLPPDGLMGWMVFPALLGVNVTLLIVFTHFANLEGERATQQTETIGELERTNVRLQQALDENAALHAQLLVQAREAGVADERRRLAAEIHDTIAQGLAGIITQLQVVAVTRTPDAAREHLARAQELARHSLGEARRSVQNLSPVALAEASLPEALKKLVAGWSAEAGVRAEFTVTGTAEPLHDEVEATLLRIAQEALTNTGRHAAASRVGVTLSYMDDEMTLDVRDDGRGFDPLALPPRSTDGGFGLGGMCARAERIAGRVAVESEPGHGTAVSARVPLVRHEL is encoded by the coding sequence ATGATCGGCGGCGCCAGGCTGGGCGCCGGATGGGCGGCCTTCTACCGCTGGGGTCCCTACGCGCTGCTCGCCATCGGCACCCTCGCCGCGGCCGCCACCGCCGGCGCACTCCACATGACCCGGTCCGAACTGGTCGCTTCGGCGGCCCTCACCGCGTCGGGGGCCGGGCTCCAGCTGTGGTGGGGCCACGCCGCCCGCACCCGGCCGGGCCCCTCGACGGCGGGAACCTGGTACTACGTGCTGCGCTGGGCGATCGCCTTCGCCCTGACCTGGCTGAACACCTTCTACGCGTTCTACGCGGTCACCGGCTACTTCGGCGCCGAGCGGCTGCTGCCCCGCCGGCTGGTGCGGATCGGGCTGCTCGCCAGCGCGGTCACCGTGTCGGGCTCCCAGGCCGGCGGGCTGCCACCGGACGGCCTCATGGGCTGGATGGTGTTCCCCGCGCTGTTGGGCGTCAACGTCACCCTGCTCATCGTCTTCACCCACTTCGCCAACCTGGAGGGGGAGCGCGCGACGCAGCAGACCGAGACCATCGGCGAGCTGGAGCGCACCAACGTCCGCCTGCAGCAGGCGCTCGACGAGAACGCCGCCCTGCACGCCCAGCTCCTGGTCCAGGCGCGGGAGGCCGGGGTCGCCGACGAGCGCCGCAGGCTGGCCGCCGAGATCCACGACACCATCGCGCAGGGGCTCGCCGGAATCATCACCCAGCTCCAGGTCGTCGCCGTCACCAGGACCCCGGACGCCGCCCGTGAACACCTCGCCCGCGCCCAGGAGCTGGCCCGGCACAGCCTGGGCGAGGCGCGGCGCTCGGTGCAGAACCTCAGCCCGGTCGCCCTGGCCGAGGCCTCGCTCCCCGAAGCGCTGAAGAAACTGGTCGCCGGGTGGTCGGCGGAGGCCGGTGTGCGCGCCGAGTTCACCGTCACCGGCACCGCCGAGCCGCTGCACGACGAGGTCGAGGCCACCCTGCTGCGGATCGCCCAGGAGGCCCTCACCAACACCGGACGGCACGCCGCGGCCTCCCGGGTCGGGGTCACCCTCTCGTACATGGACGACGAGATGACCCTTGACGTACGCGACGACGGCCGCGGCTTCGACCCGCTCGCGCTGCCGCCGCGCAGCACCGACGGTGGCTTCGGCCTCGGCGGGATGTGTGCCCGCGCCGAGCGGATCGCCGGGAGGGTGGCGGTCGAGTCCGAGCCGGGGCACGGCACGGCGGTGTCGGCTCGCGTACCTTTGGTCCGCCATGAACTCTGA
- a CDS encoding response regulator transcription factor, which translates to MNSDVITLLIVDDHPVVRDGLRGMFTEAPGFQVLGEAADGVTGVELAGRLDPDVVLMDLRMPGGNGVDAIAELTRRGSRAKVLVLTTYDTDSDTLPAIEAGATGYLLKDAPREELFTAVRAAADGRTVLSPAVASRLVSRVRTPAGPGHDALSAREREVLVLVARGTSNRDIARELFISEATVKTHLTHIYGKLDVKDRAAAVAVAYDRKILG; encoded by the coding sequence ATGAACTCTGATGTCATCACCCTGCTGATCGTCGACGACCACCCCGTGGTCCGGGACGGTCTGCGCGGCATGTTCACCGAGGCCCCCGGTTTCCAGGTGCTCGGCGAGGCCGCCGACGGCGTCACGGGCGTCGAGCTGGCCGGCCGGCTCGACCCCGATGTGGTCCTCATGGATCTGCGGATGCCGGGCGGTAACGGGGTGGACGCCATCGCCGAACTGACCCGCCGCGGCAGCCGGGCCAAGGTGCTCGTACTGACGACGTACGACACGGACTCCGACACGCTCCCGGCCATCGAGGCGGGCGCCACCGGCTACCTGCTCAAGGACGCACCGCGCGAGGAACTCTTCACCGCGGTACGGGCCGCGGCGGACGGCCGTACGGTGCTCTCCCCGGCGGTCGCCTCCCGGCTGGTCTCGCGGGTGCGCACTCCGGCCGGACCGGGCCACGACGCGCTGAGCGCCCGGGAACGCGAGGTGCTCGTGCTGGTCGCCAGGGGCACGTCCAACCGCGACATCGCGCGTGAGCTCTTCATCAGCGAGGCGACGGTCAAGACCCATCTGACCCATATCTACGGGAAGCTGGACGTCAAGGACCGGGCAGCGGCGGTCGCGGTGGCGTACGACCGCAAGATCCTCGGCTGA
- the glgX gene encoding glycogen debranching protein GlgX — protein sequence MSSAAEQETAPEAVQEAVPEAVPEAVPGAVPGPVSAAVPDAVTVWPGTPMPLGARYRVGPDGVAGTNFALWAGGAEAVELCLFDESDQETRCELTELTHEIWHGFLPGVRPGQRYGYRVRGRWDPWTGARWNAAKLLLDPYARAVDGEFQLPPEVYGHVRDWPEQAVADTVRDERDSAPYVPKGVVVHDDTPGDEWADDLRPKTPWADTVIYELHVRGFTKRHPGIPEELRGTYAGLAHPAAIGHLVRLGVTAVELLPVHQFAHEDHLLRRGLRNYWGYNSIGYFAPHAGYAASGTGGGQVGEFKRMVQALHAAGIEVILDVVYNHTAEAGELGPTLSLRGVDNRGYYRLQDDPRRYADYTGCGNTLHVVQPHVLRLITDSLRYWVTEMGVDGFRFDLAAALARSFHDVDMLSPFLAVIAQDPVLRRMKLIAEPWDVGSGGYQVGAFPPLWTEWNDRYRDAVRDFWRGALPDVRDLGYRLSGSSDLYAWGGRRPQASVNFITAHDGFTLRDLVSYQHKHNEANGEDNRDGTDDNRSWNCGAEGRTDDPEIGALRRRQLRSLLTTLLVSTGVPMLVAGDEMGRTQGGNNNAYCQDNEVSWVDWSLLDEPGPRMLLGLTSRLLALRHAHPVLRRRAFFSGARAGDGLRDLAWFTPHGREMTEQDWYAPTATLGVYLSGGDIPGRDARGERITDDSFLTVLHSAERPVGFLLPGAPWADTYELLVDTSLEDQNTAPGTLHRGGAVLTVPARSVLLLKVRA from the coding sequence GTGTCGAGCGCAGCCGAGCAGGAGACCGCACCGGAAGCGGTGCAGGAAGCCGTGCCCGAGGCGGTGCCGGAAGCCGTGCCGGGTGCCGTACCCGGGCCGGTGTCCGCAGCCGTACCGGACGCGGTGACCGTGTGGCCGGGTACGCCCATGCCGCTGGGGGCGCGGTACCGGGTCGGGCCCGACGGGGTCGCCGGTACCAACTTCGCGCTCTGGGCGGGCGGCGCCGAGGCCGTCGAGCTCTGCCTCTTCGACGAGTCAGACCAGGAGACGCGCTGCGAACTGACCGAGCTGACCCATGAGATCTGGCACGGATTCCTGCCCGGGGTCCGGCCCGGACAGCGGTACGGCTACCGCGTCCGGGGCCGCTGGGACCCCTGGACCGGGGCCCGGTGGAACGCGGCGAAGCTGCTCCTCGACCCGTACGCGCGCGCCGTGGACGGGGAGTTCCAGCTGCCCCCCGAGGTGTACGGGCACGTCAGGGACTGGCCGGAGCAGGCGGTCGCCGACACCGTGCGCGACGAGCGGGACTCCGCGCCGTACGTGCCCAAGGGCGTCGTCGTCCACGACGACACCCCCGGCGACGAGTGGGCGGACGACCTGCGGCCCAAGACGCCGTGGGCGGACACCGTCATCTACGAGCTGCATGTGCGCGGCTTCACCAAGCGGCACCCCGGGATCCCCGAGGAGCTGCGGGGGACGTACGCGGGTCTGGCGCATCCGGCGGCGATCGGCCATCTCGTACGGCTCGGGGTGACGGCCGTCGAGCTGCTGCCGGTGCATCAGTTCGCGCACGAGGATCATCTGCTGCGGCGCGGGCTGCGGAACTACTGGGGCTACAACTCGATCGGTTACTTCGCCCCGCACGCCGGGTACGCGGCGTCCGGGACCGGCGGCGGGCAGGTCGGCGAGTTCAAGCGGATGGTGCAGGCGCTGCACGCCGCCGGGATCGAGGTCATCCTCGACGTCGTCTACAACCACACGGCGGAGGCCGGTGAGCTGGGGCCGACGCTGTCGCTGCGCGGTGTCGACAACCGCGGCTACTACCGGCTCCAGGACGACCCGCGCCGCTACGCGGACTACACCGGCTGCGGCAACACTCTGCACGTGGTGCAGCCCCATGTACTGCGGCTGATCACCGACTCGCTGCGCTACTGGGTCACCGAGATGGGCGTGGACGGCTTCCGCTTCGATCTGGCCGCCGCGCTGGCCCGGTCCTTCCACGACGTCGACATGCTCTCCCCCTTCCTGGCGGTGATCGCCCAGGACCCGGTGCTGCGGCGGATGAAGCTGATCGCCGAGCCGTGGGACGTGGGCAGCGGCGGCTACCAGGTGGGCGCCTTCCCGCCGCTGTGGACGGAGTGGAACGACCGTTACCGGGACGCCGTACGGGACTTCTGGCGGGGTGCGCTGCCCGACGTACGCGATCTGGGGTACCGGCTCTCCGGCTCCAGCGATCTGTACGCCTGGGGCGGGCGGCGTCCGCAGGCTTCCGTCAACTTCATCACGGCGCACGACGGTTTCACCCTGCGCGACCTGGTCTCCTACCAGCACAAGCACAACGAGGCCAACGGCGAGGACAACCGGGACGGCACCGACGACAACCGGTCGTGGAACTGCGGCGCGGAGGGCCGGACGGACGATCCCGAGATCGGCGCGCTGCGCCGGAGGCAGCTGCGGTCGCTGCTCACAACGCTGCTGGTGTCGACCGGGGTGCCGATGCTCGTCGCCGGTGACGAGATGGGGCGGACGCAGGGCGGCAACAACAACGCGTACTGCCAGGACAACGAGGTCAGCTGGGTCGACTGGTCGCTGCTCGACGAGCCGGGCCCGCGGATGCTGCTCGGCCTCACCTCCCGGCTGCTCGCGCTGCGCCACGCCCATCCGGTGCTGCGCCGCCGGGCGTTCTTCTCCGGGGCGCGCGCGGGCGACGGGCTGCGGGATCTCGCCTGGTTCACCCCGCACGGCCGCGAGATGACCGAACAGGACTGGTACGCGCCGACGGCCACGCTCGGGGTCTATCTCTCGGGGGGCGACATCCCCGGCCGGGACGCCAGGGGCGAGCGGATCACCGACGACAGTTTCCTGACGGTCCTGCACTCGGCGGAGCGGCCGGTGGGCTTCCTGCTTCCCGGGGCCCCGTGGGCGGACACCTACGAACTGCTGGTCGACACCTCGCTGGAGGACCAGAACACGGCGCCGGGCACGCTGCACCGGGGCGGCGCCGTGCTCACGGTGCCGGCCCGGTCGGTGCTGCTGCTGAAGGTGCGGGCCTGA